In the Gossypium arboreum isolate Shixiya-1 chromosome 10, ASM2569848v2, whole genome shotgun sequence genome, one interval contains:
- the LOC108473080 gene encoding probable protein phosphatase 2C 35, with protein HGCVNGKCCSRYPSSPDGGSDLCGELRPYKSKHILTQPSLEIVHVPSHNFTLQYSILTQLVYYQDTVEREHQDSFCIKTQIQVNPNVHVFGVFDGHGQYGAQCSNFVNDILVEILSSDSTLLDDPLKAYTSAFLAINSELHDSEIDDTMSGTTAITVLDVGDTLYVANVGDSRAVIAVKNGNQILAEDLSVDQTSFRKDEYERVKLCGARVLSIDQVEGFKDPNIQNWGEEENEGGDPPRLWIPNGMYPGTAFTRSVGDSTAEKIGVIADPEISVIKLTPNHLFFVVASGGVFEFLPSRTVVNMVRYSCKSLELINCYYISNLLVILFIYPSFICWHSSVSSCEICLLCIFTSNR; from the coding sequence CATGGCTGTGTTAATGGAAAGTGTTGTAGTAGATATCCATCATCACCAGATGGTGGTTCAGATCTCTGTGGAGAATTGAGACCTTACAAAAGCAAACACATTCTTACACAACCGTCATTGGAGATAGTTCATGTTCCATCTCACAACTTTACTCTGCAGTATTCAATTTTAACACAACTTGTTTATTACCAGGACACAGTTGAAAGGGAACACCAAGATAGTTTctgtatcaaaacacaaattcaaGTTAACCCAAATGTTCATGTCTTTGGTGTATTTGATGGACATGGTCAATACGGTGCTCAATGTTCAAACTTTGTCAATGATATACTTGTAGAAATATTATCCAGTGACTCCACTTTGTTGGATGATCCTTTAAAAGCTTATACTTCAGCATTTCTAGCAATAAATTCTGAGTTACATGATAGTGAGATTGATGACACTATGAGTGGTACCACAGCAATAACTGTCCTTGATGTTGGGGATACTCTTTATGTTGCTAATGTTGGTGATTCAAGAGCTGTGATTGCTGTTAAGAATGGGAATCAAATATTGGCTGAGGATTTATCTGTGGATCAAACGTCATTTAGGAAAGATGAATATGAAAGGGTGAAGCTTTGCGGGGCCAGGGTTTTGAGTATTGACCAAGTTGAAGGCTTTAAAGACCCAAATATTCAAAATTGGGGTGAAGAGGAAAATGAAGGTGGTGATCCTCCAAGGTTGTGGATTCCAAATGGAATGTATCCCGGGACTGCATTTACAAGAAGTGTAGGAGATAGTACAGCAGAAAAGATAGGTGTGATTGCTGATCCTGAGATTTCTGTAATTAAACTTACACCAAATCATCTATTTTTTGTTGTTGCAAGTGGTGGAGTTTTTGAGTTTCTACCTAGCCGAACTGTTGTCAACATGGTACGATATTCATGCAAATCTTTGGAATTAATAAATTGCTATTACATTTCCAATTTGCTTGTAATACTATTTATATATCCGTCATTCATATGTTGGCATTCAAGTGTTTCCTCATGTGAGATTTGTTTGCTTTGTATATTCACAAGCAACCGCTGA